A region from the Mesorhizobium sp. J8 genome encodes:
- a CDS encoding tyrosine-type recombinase/integrase, whose amino-acid sequence MLTDIALKRLKPKDKIYKVADRDGMYATVSPAGQIAFRYDYRVNGRRETVTLGRYGAGGITLSEARDRCLDARRLVAEGKSPAHEKQRAKRRRLTVGTFGDAGKDWFKNAAMADSTRSMRKVIYDRDILPIWQKRLVTEITPDDLRELCTKVKNRGAPATAIHVRDIVKQIYGYVILNGEKISNPADEVGPSSIATFEPKDRALSPAEIRIMLKELENVPTLPTIRLGLKLILLTMVRKSELLDATWDEVDFENAVWRIPKERMKRKKAHNVYLSRQSLDIMIALKTCASNSQYVLPSRYDADEPMSRATFNRVTMAIVDRAKKQDLPLAPFTVHDLRRTGSTLLNEIGFNRDWIEKCLAHEDSRSSRGVYNRAEYEPQRRHMLQEWADMIDTWAAGKKHTPALQPTLGAAITLDPT is encoded by the coding sequence ATGCTGACCGACATCGCGCTCAAACGACTGAAACCAAAAGATAAAATCTACAAGGTCGCCGATCGTGACGGTATGTACGCGACCGTCTCTCCAGCCGGGCAAATCGCATTCCGATACGACTATCGGGTAAACGGCCGACGAGAGACTGTGACCCTGGGCCGTTACGGCGCGGGCGGCATCACGCTGTCAGAAGCGCGGGACCGTTGCCTCGACGCTCGCAGGCTCGTTGCCGAGGGGAAGTCGCCTGCACATGAAAAGCAGCGCGCTAAGCGGCGTCGGCTAACTGTGGGAACCTTTGGCGATGCCGGTAAGGATTGGTTCAAGAATGCTGCGATGGCGGACAGCACGCGCTCTATGCGCAAGGTCATTTACGATCGCGATATCTTGCCGATCTGGCAGAAGCGGCTTGTAACCGAAATCACACCTGACGATTTGCGCGAACTCTGCACCAAGGTGAAGAACCGCGGTGCGCCGGCAACGGCGATCCATGTCCGGGATATCGTGAAGCAGATCTACGGCTATGTCATTCTGAACGGCGAGAAGATCTCCAATCCCGCGGATGAGGTGGGGCCTTCTTCGATAGCCACGTTCGAGCCGAAGGACCGAGCTTTGTCCCCTGCGGAAATCCGCATCATGCTCAAAGAGTTGGAAAATGTGCCGACGCTGCCGACCATTCGTCTAGGCCTAAAGCTAATATTGCTTACGATGGTGCGAAAGAGCGAGCTGCTGGATGCAACATGGGACGAGGTCGATTTTGAGAACGCCGTGTGGCGCATTCCAAAAGAGCGGATGAAGCGAAAGAAGGCCCATAACGTCTACCTGTCGCGCCAGTCCCTGGACATCATGATAGCGCTCAAGACATGTGCGTCGAACTCGCAATATGTACTGCCCTCCCGCTACGATGCCGACGAGCCAATGTCGCGCGCTACCTTTAACCGGGTCACCATGGCGATTGTCGACCGGGCAAAGAAGCAAGACCTCCCGCTGGCGCCCTTCACGGTGCACGACCTACGCCGCACTGGCTCAACGCTGCTAAACGAAATCGGATTCAATCGGGACTGGATCGAAAAATGCCTCGCTCACGAAGACAGCCGCTCATCACGTGGTGTCTACAACAGGGCCGAGTATGAGCCGCAGCGTCGCCACATGCTGCAGGAATGGGCCGATATGATTGATACGTGGGCGGCAGGGAAGAAGCACACGCCCGCACTTCAGCCGACCTTGGGCGCGGCGATTACTCTTGATCCGACTTAA